One region of Miscanthus floridulus cultivar M001 chromosome 19, ASM1932011v1, whole genome shotgun sequence genomic DNA includes:
- the LOC136526885 gene encoding uncharacterized protein produces the protein MRFFKGSKVEVLQEAEVPFGSWRPGEIISGNGHTYLVRYDESPVDSSVAVERVPRRLMRPRPPANDPVRWSLGSILEAFDSYSWKVAEVVRVLGKNQYLVRLLGSSLELSAHASDLRLRKLWLDDRWVVTQKYSARCLDGGAFRGRSKDGNVDHNHNFRMDSRIQLENQNAFEGDTSRGIKRKSSAMSTHPQCSQITKRLRTPNREGRYSKLVDRGFFPLAEKVDAVDSPCFMLGGKYMDASHKGHTRTTEEFSDTESISSSVGSSSPNSTPHRSQYYNLVYQSGDTCSRTDDDEASTSERETSEHDNDGSREETHLLEETHLLELHAYRSTMLALYACGSISWEQEALLTNLRLTLNISTDEHLAELRSLVTHAVTSR, from the exons ATGAGATTCTTCAAGGGGAGCAAGGTGGAGGTACTGCAGGAGGCAGAGGTGCCATTTGGTTCGTGGAGGCCTGGTGAGATCATCTCCGGCAATGGACACACCTACCTGGTGAGATATGATGAAAGCCCCGTTGACTCTAGCGTGGCTGTTGAAAGGGTGCCAAGAAGGTTGATGAGACCTCGCCCTCCTGCGAATGATCCTGTACGCTGGAGTTTGGGTAGTATTCTTGAGGCCTTTGACAGCTACTCGTGGAAGGTTGCTGAGGTGGTGAGAGTGCTCGGAAAGAATCAATATCTAGTCAGGCTCCTTGGGTCTTCGCTGGAGTTGAGTGCACATGCATCGGATCTTCGATTGAGGAAGCTTTGGCTAGATGACAGATGGGTTGTGACTCAGAAG TATTCTGCAAGATGCTTGGATGGTGGTGCATTCAGAGGTCGATCAAAAGATGGAAATGTAGACCATAACCATAACTTCAGAATGGACAGCCGTATTCAACTTGAGAACCAGAATGCTTTTGAGGGTGATACATCTAGAGGCATCAAGAGAAAATCGTCTGCTATGTCAACACATCCTCAATGCAGTCAAATCACTAAGAGATTGCGGACACCAAATAGAGAAGGAAGGTACTCAAAGCTGGTTGATAGAGGTTTTTTCCCTTTGGCTGAAAAGGTAGATGCTGTTGATTCCCCATGCTTTATGCTGGGTGGGAAATACATGGATGCTAGTCATAAAGGGCATACTAGAACAACTGAAGAATTTAGTGACACAGAGAGTATCTCATCTTCTGTTGGTAGTTCTAGTCCTAACAGTACCCCCCATAGATCACAGTATTATAATTTGGTCTACCAAAGTGGAGATACCTGTAGTAGAACTGATGATGATGAAGCTTCTACATCTGAAAGAGAAACATCAGAACATGATAACGATGGATCGAGGGAAGAAACCCATTTGTTGGAAGAAACCCATTTGCTGGAATTACATGCTTATCGTTCAACAATGTTAGCTTTGTATGCTTGTGGGTCAATTAGCTGGGAGCAAGAGGCTTTGTTGACTAACCTAAGGTTAACACTGAACATCTCAACTGATGAACACCTAGCTGAATTGAGGAGTTTGGTTACCCATGCTGTTACTTCCAGATAG